A DNA window from Anas acuta chromosome 4, bAnaAcu1.1, whole genome shotgun sequence contains the following coding sequences:
- the LOC137855708 gene encoding toll-like receptor 1, whose product MRDLQNFFVYECLFVLTFWNNISLSVEDELFTPVSNNFPEGGSEKNIMSLPLLYNHHHQRSKADYNWVVIENTTESLSLSQITNSNVKKLITLLSDFGKGSRLQNLTLTNVSVDWNIFLELLQTIWQSSIEYFNINNFTQLSEIEKYNFRYSGTSMKALAMKNILVTDLYFSQDDLYRILADMNIEALTVAGSEMIHMLCPSSNSPFRYLNFINNDLTDLLFQNCDTLIQLEIFILQKNKFESLSKVSSMTRYMKSLSYLDMSSNLLRTDGAKEHCQWTESLKELDLSSNQLTESVFRCLPVNVNKLDLHNNQISSVPQGIAELKSLKELNLASNRLADLPGCGGFSALEILNMEMNSILTPSANFFESCQRVRELEAGHNPFKCSCELQAFVRLERQSGGKLSGWPEAYVCEYPEDLKGMQLKDFHLTELACNATLLLVTALLLTLVLVGVVAFLCIYLDVPWYVRMLWQWTQTKRRAWHECPEERETVLQFHAFISYSERDSVWVKTELIPNLEKGEGSVQLCQHERNFVPGKSIVENIINCIDKSYKSIFVLSPNFVQSEWCHYELYFAHHKLFSENCNSLILILLEPIPPYIIPARYHKLKALMAKRTYLEWPKERSKRALFWANLRAAININLPVAEGQRCGERD is encoded by the coding sequence atgagagatcTCCAGAACTTTTTTGTTTATGAGTGTCtctttgttttaactttttggAACAATATCAGCCTGTCTGTGGAAGATGAACTCTTTACACCTGTTTCTAATAATTTTCCAGAAGGTGGTTCTGAGAAAAACATCATGAGCCTTCCACTGTTgtataatcatcatcatcagcgGTCCAAAGCTGATTACAATTGGGTTGTAATAGAAAACACTACAGAAAGCCTGTCATTGTCACAAATCACTAATAGCaatgtaaaaaaattaataactttGTTGTCTGATTTCGGAAAAGGCTCCAGGCTACAGAATCTGACACTGACGAATGTGTCAGTGgactggaatatttttcttgaacTTCTTCAGACTATATGGCAATCATCCATTGAATATTTCAATATCAACAATTTTACGCAATTGTCGGAAATTGAAAAATATAACTTCAGGTATTCGGGTACTTCCATGAAAGCACTGGCAATGAAGAACATTTTAGTCACAGATCTGTACTTTTCACAGGATGACCTGTACCGGATACTTGCAGACATGAACATTGAAGCCTTGACAGTAGCAGGATCCGAGATGATACATATGCTATGTCCTTCATCTAACAGTCCCTTTAGATACCTAAATTTTATAAACAATGATTTAACCGATCTGCTTTTTCAAAACTGTGATACATTAATTCAACTGGAGATATTTATCttacagaagaataaatttgAGAGCCTTTCCAAGGTGAGCTCCATGACCAGGTACATGAAATCACTGAGCTATCTGGACATGAGCAGCAACTTGCTGCGTACCGATGGAGCCAAGGAGCACTGCCAATGGACTGAGTCTCTGAAGGAGCTGGACCTGTCCTCAAACCAGCTGACAGAGTCCGTGTTCAGGTGCTTGCCGGTCAATGTCAACAAACTGGACCTACACAACAACCAGATCAGCAGCGTCCCCCAGGGGATTGCTGAGCTGAAGTCCTTGAAAGAGCTGAACCTGGCGTCGAACAGGCTGGCCGACCTGCCGGGGTGCGGTGGCTTCTCGGCCCTGGAGATCCTGAATATGGAGATGAACTCGATCCTCACCCCTTCCGCCAACTTCTTTGAGAGCTGCCAGAGGGTGCGGGAGCTGGAAGCCGGGCACAACCCGTTCAAGTGCTCCTGTGAACTGCAGGCCTTCGTGCGTCTGGAGAGGCAGTCTGGGGGGAAGCTGTCCGGCTGGCCGGAGGCATACGTGTGCGAGTACCCCGAGGACCTGAAGGGAATGCAGCTGAAGGACTTCCACTTGACGGAGCTCGCTTGCAACGCGACCCTGTTGCTTGTGACGGCTCTGCTGCTGAcgctggtgctggtgggggtGGTGGCCTTTCTGTGCATCTACCTGGACGTGCCGTGGTACGTGCGCATGCTGTGGCAGTGGACGCAGACGAAGCGCAGAGCTTGGCACGAGTGCCCCGAGGAGCGGGAAACCGTCCTGCAGTTCCACGCCTTCATTTCCTACAGCGAGCGCGATTCCGTGTGGGTGAAGACCGAGCTGATCCCGAACCTGGAGAAGGGGGAGGGCAGCGTCCAGCTGTGCCAGCACGAGAGAAACTTTGTTCCCGGCAAGAGCATTGTGGAGAATATCATTAACTGCATAGACAAGAGCTACAAGTCAATCTTTGTGTTGTCTCCCAACTTTGTGCAGAGCGAGTGGTGTCACTACGAGCTCTACTTTGCCCATCACAAGTTGTTCAGTGAGAACTGCAACAGCTTGATCCTGATTTTGCTGGAGCCTATCCCTCCGTATATTATCCCTGCGAGGTACCACAAGCTGAAGGCTCTCATGGCAAAGAGAACGTACCTGGAGTGGCCAAAGGAGAGGAGCAAGCGTGCCCTTTTCTGGGCTAACCTGAGGGCAGCTATTAACATTAACCTGCCAGTGGCTGAGGGGCAAAGGTGTGGAGAAAGGGATTAA
- the LOC137855312 gene encoding protein maestro-like codes for MAVLSKCAEKSWLTPFWRQKMSALLESPRTYAEGMCLLTSVLLRAQLISRELIEIFSQWLRYPSANLQLTAMAFFAELMKEPPLEKRNVLKTLRVLAEKAQHRSSTIRQLAARALGNAAGSMPVEVRKHGRQVVQVLQQSLADTACPEVVAESMLALAELVRVLQAVNLGSAFEDIARATKMFFESEEEYLRYSALRLYSVLASSASSKRSFFAGEVAETWVSLFLHLRDPDSAVASARNAPPMLERLRAVARRGCLENGQRLHPSTFEILESYDQQV; via the exons ATGGCAGTGCTGAGCAAATGCGCTGAGAAGAGCTGGCTGACGCCGTTCTGGAGGCAGAAAATGTCGGCGCTGCTGGAGAGCCCCCGCACTTATGCCGAGGGCATGTGCCTCCTGACGAG TGTCCTGCTCCGTGCCCAGCTCATCTCCCGGGAGCTGATTGAGATCTTCTCCCAGTGGCTGCGCTACCCATCAGCAAACCTGCAGCTGACGGCCATGGCTTTCTTTGCTGAG CTGATGAAGGAGCCGCCTCTTGAGAAGAGGAACGTCCTGAAGACTCTGCGTGTCTTGGCTGAGAAAGCACAGCACCGAAGCAGCACCATAAGGCAGCTGGCAGCGAGAGCTCTGGGCAACGCAGCCGGCAGCATGCCCGTGGAG GTGCGGAAGCACGGGAGACAAGTTGTCCAGGTGCTGCAACAGAGCCTGGCGGACACTGCCTGTCCCGAGGTGGTTGCAGAAAGCATGCTGGCGCTAGCTGAGCTCGTGAGGGTGCTGCAGGCGGTGAACTTGGGATCGGCCTTTGAAGACATCGCCAGGGCCACCAAGATGTTCTTCGAGTCT GAAGAAGAGTACCTTCGCTACTCGGCCTTGCGCCTCTATTCAGTCCTGGCTTCCTCAGCCTCGAGCAAGCGGTCGTTCTTTGCCGGAGAAGTGGCGGAAACATGGGTCAGCCTTTTCCTGCACCTCCGGGATCCCGACTCTGCAGTTGCCAGC GCCAGAAACGCCCCCCCCATGTTGGAGAGGCTCCGTGCCGTAGCCAGGAGAGGCTGCCTAGAGAACGGGCAGAGGCTGCACCCATCGACCTTCGAAATCCTTG AGTCCTATGACCAGCAGGTCTAA